From the genome of Flavobacterium ovatum, one region includes:
- a CDS encoding ATP-binding protein translates to MINKRLLIKNLLAHNDESSFYDKKRQLNLHTREGKAKFLKHICALSNSNPANNSYIVVGVEDQDNEIVGDDFFDDSRIQNLVNAYLENPPKIQYENIPFPNLPKDKVVGLVTIKPKKNVSFFKKGIHTIPVNSVFVRVGSNTMPTEEKVEKNFQNTETVIGIENHSRNNIQHTLDGVFDFMNFRHKDMAPKYKVFKELFVICWAGIPKVVRNVPYLSRVDIELINEQIKLFYSAQDVVTITYDEHSFTIIEYVPLGLNDQTSYYPLEQQKIYFYENGYYKIESEMLFQPPEFNKKMLFHIYNSNISLLNKLEKRVVLTPREQKDLENLPSTFMICYLNGFDDAKERLVDAKTLLKPFPKIYLSFKEALRVLRKMKYDVG, encoded by the coding sequence ATGATTAACAAAAGGCTCCTGATAAAAAATCTACTGGCTCACAATGATGAGAGCAGTTTTTATGACAAAAAGCGTCAATTGAATTTGCATACACGCGAAGGCAAGGCAAAGTTTCTAAAGCATATTTGCGCACTCTCCAATTCCAATCCGGCCAATAATTCTTATATAGTAGTTGGGGTCGAAGATCAAGATAATGAAATTGTAGGAGATGATTTCTTTGATGATAGTCGCATTCAGAATTTGGTTAATGCTTATCTCGAAAATCCACCTAAAATTCAGTACGAGAATATACCTTTTCCAAATTTACCCAAAGACAAAGTAGTGGGTTTGGTAACTATCAAGCCTAAGAAAAATGTTTCTTTTTTCAAAAAAGGAATTCATACCATTCCCGTCAATAGCGTTTTTGTTAGAGTAGGGAGTAATACGATGCCAACCGAAGAAAAGGTCGAAAAGAACTTTCAGAACACCGAAACTGTAATCGGAATCGAAAATCATTCGCGAAATAATATTCAGCACACTCTAGATGGCGTTTTTGATTTTATGAATTTCCGCCACAAAGACATGGCGCCAAAGTACAAGGTTTTCAAAGAATTATTTGTGATTTGTTGGGCTGGAATTCCAAAAGTAGTTCGCAACGTTCCGTATTTGTCTCGAGTAGATATTGAGTTAATCAACGAGCAAATTAAGTTGTTTTATTCCGCGCAAGATGTGGTTACGATTACCTACGACGAACATTCGTTTACCATTATTGAGTATGTACCTTTGGGGCTGAACGATCAAACGAGTTATTATCCATTAGAACAACAAAAAATCTATTTTTACGAAAACGGATATTACAAAATTGAAAGTGAAATGTTGTTTCAACCTCCCGAATTCAACAAAAAAATGCTTTTTCATATTTACAATTCCAACATTTCATTACTGAATAAATTAGAAAAGAGAGTAGTACTGACTCCTAGAGAACAAAAGGATTTAGAAAACCTACCTTCTACTTTTATGATTTGCTATCTCAATGGTTTTGACGATGCTAAAGAGAGGTTGGTAGACGCCAAAACGCTACTCAAACCTTTCCCGAAAATTTATTTATCCTTTAAGGAAGCGTTGCGAGTATTGCGAAAAATGAAATATGATGTGGGCTAA
- a CDS encoding tetratricopeptide repeat protein, translating into MKNYLSLLLLFISQLFFAQTNFDKGNDLYQKGKYKEAVAAYESVLKGNQQSAELYYNLGNCYYKLNQVAPAIYNYEKALVLNPDDADVANNLKFAQKKTIDEIKVVPKVGFAKLLRDFTGIYHFNTWAWMAVSFAFFFLVCFLGYYFSQLTLTKRAFFYGMFLFLICVLVSVAAALFEKSHFDNEKPAIIFADIAEVYSEPQKASTTSLVLHEGTKVYVLETVSNWKKIQLTDGTEGWLQSNTIKEVK; encoded by the coding sequence ATGAAAAATTATTTATCCCTACTCCTCTTATTCATCAGTCAATTATTCTTTGCGCAAACCAATTTCGACAAAGGAAATGACTTGTACCAAAAAGGAAAATACAAAGAAGCCGTTGCCGCTTATGAAAGTGTTTTAAAAGGCAACCAACAATCGGCAGAACTGTATTATAACTTGGGAAATTGCTATTACAAATTGAACCAAGTCGCACCCGCGATTTACAATTACGAAAAAGCATTGGTACTAAATCCTGATGATGCAGACGTTGCCAATAACTTGAAATTTGCCCAAAAGAAAACCATTGACGAAATCAAAGTCGTTCCCAAAGTAGGTTTTGCCAAATTGCTGCGTGATTTCACAGGCATTTACCATTTCAACACCTGGGCTTGGATGGCCGTGAGCTTTGCCTTCTTCTTTTTGGTGTGCTTTTTGGGCTATTATTTCTCCCAATTAACGCTTACCAAAAGAGCATTTTTCTACGGAATGTTCCTTTTCCTAATCTGCGTTTTGGTCAGTGTAGCCGCAGCCTTATTCGAAAAAAGCCATTTTGACAACGAAAAACCAGCCATCATTTTTGCCGACATCGCAGAGGTCTATAGCGAACCACAAAAAGCAAGCACCACCTCCCTCGTACTCCACGAAGGAACCAAAGTCTACGTCCTAGAAACCGTTTCCAACTGGAAAAAAATTCAGCTAACAGACGGCACCGAAGGTTGGCTACAAAGCAACACCATCAAAGAAGTAAAATAA
- a CDS encoding tetratricopeptide repeat protein — translation MKTIFKIYLSITLLCGLGSYAQQKDDALPKANEEYAASKFVDAEANYRISGAKFNNKAAANYNLGNSIYRQNQASEAKYAFATAIEKAKTRSQKHKAFHNLGNVFMKEKDYTQAVEAYKNALRNNPSDDETRYNYALAKKMLKDNPPKNDNKDKNKDKDKDKDKDKDKNKDKDKDKKDDKGDKDKDKKDGDKDKKDPNKGDKPKDEGQPKPNPSGISKQRLENMLDAVNNEEKKIQGKVNANKVKGKPVDTDKDW, via the coding sequence ATGAAAACAATATTCAAAATATACTTATCAATAACGCTACTTTGTGGACTAGGAAGCTATGCCCAACAAAAAGACGATGCCTTACCCAAAGCAAATGAAGAATATGCTGCCAGTAAATTTGTAGATGCCGAGGCCAATTATAGAATTTCGGGTGCAAAATTCAATAACAAAGCAGCTGCCAACTACAATCTTGGAAACTCCATTTACAGACAAAATCAAGCTTCCGAAGCCAAATATGCTTTCGCAACGGCCATAGAAAAAGCAAAAACTAGAAGTCAGAAACACAAAGCATTTCACAATCTAGGAAATGTTTTCATGAAAGAGAAAGATTATACGCAAGCAGTAGAAGCCTACAAAAACGCCTTACGCAACAATCCATCTGATGATGAAACCCGTTACAATTATGCTTTGGCTAAGAAAATGCTAAAAGACAATCCTCCTAAAAACGACAATAAAGACAAAAATAAGGATAAGGATAAAGACAAGGATAAAGATAAAGACAAAAATAAGGACAAGGACAAAGATAAAAAGGACGATAAAGGCGACAAAGACAAGGACAAAAAAGATGGTGATAAAGATAAAAAAGACCCCAACAAAGGCGACAAGCCGAAAGATGAAGGTCAGCCAAAACCAAATCCTAGTGGAATATCCAAACAGCGACTAGAAAACATGCTAGATGCTGTAAACAATGAAGAAAAGAAAATTCAAGGAAAAGTAAACGCCAATAAAGTAAAAGGGAAACCGGTAGACACAGATAAAGATTGGTAA
- a CDS encoding VWA domain-containing protein codes for MELDERNYLYLLFLLPLLVALFLFNMYWKRKKQKEFGSIEAINQLSPERSVFKPVLKLIVIALAFLGLILGLVNPKIGTKMETVKREGIDIVFAMDVSKSMLAEDIAPSRLEKSKQLVSQIISQLGNDRIGIVAYAGSAFPVLPITTDYSVAKMFLQSMSPDMVSSKGTSLDEAIKLSATYFDDKSKTSKLLILISDGEDHSDGALAAAEEANKQGMRIITIGVGTEKGATIPLKRNGVVESYQRDKNGEVVVTKLNQKSLETIAKTTKGGYINGNNTKEVMEYIKNTLDNIQKTEFEATQMADFQSQFQWFLGFAFVLLFADIFLLDRKTSWVKKLNLFNEKE; via the coding sequence ATGGAATTAGACGAACGCAATTATTTATACTTACTTTTCCTGTTACCACTTTTGGTAGCACTTTTCTTGTTCAATATGTATTGGAAAAGAAAAAAGCAAAAGGAATTTGGCTCTATCGAAGCTATTAATCAATTGAGTCCAGAACGCTCGGTTTTCAAACCTGTTTTGAAATTGATTGTAATAGCATTGGCTTTTTTGGGATTGATTTTAGGATTGGTAAATCCAAAAATCGGAACCAAAATGGAAACCGTAAAACGAGAAGGAATAGACATCGTTTTTGCGATGGACGTTTCCAAGAGTATGTTGGCCGAAGACATTGCACCAAGCAGATTGGAAAAAAGCAAGCAATTAGTATCTCAAATTATCAGTCAATTAGGTAACGACCGCATCGGAATCGTAGCTTACGCCGGAAGTGCTTTTCCAGTTTTACCAATTACTACCGATTACAGTGTAGCCAAAATGTTTTTGCAAAGTATGAGCCCAGATATGGTTTCGTCCAAAGGAACATCCTTGGATGAGGCGATAAAATTATCGGCTACTTATTTTGATGATAAAAGCAAAACGAGCAAATTGTTGATTTTGATTTCAGATGGTGAAGACCATTCAGATGGTGCTTTGGCAGCAGCCGAAGAAGCAAACAAACAAGGAATGCGCATCATCACTATTGGAGTTGGTACCGAAAAAGGAGCTACTATTCCCCTTAAAAGAAATGGTGTAGTAGAAAGTTACCAAAGAGACAAAAACGGAGAGGTTGTTGTTACTAAATTAAACCAAAAAAGTTTAGAAACTATCGCCAAAACAACCAAAGGCGGTTACATTAATGGAAACAACACTAAGGAAGTGATGGAATACATCAAAAACACTTTAGATAACATTCAGAAAACCGAATTTGAAGCCACGCAAATGGCCGACTTTCAATCACAATTTCAGTGGTTTTTAGGTTTTGCTTTTGTATTGTTATTCGCTGATATCTTCTTGTTGGACAGAAAAACAAGTTGGGTGAAAAAGTTGAATTTATTTAATGAAAAAGAATAA
- a CDS encoding winged helix-turn-helix transcriptional regulator — protein sequence MTTFDQFNKELTKLENFYKSSLYAYEQTDFLLYHWRKNQEKLKEINFEVVKPTFYKIKTKGTVSDNQKNLAEIIFVRCVSALEVYLTEQVREVFFITKEPFKKEHIMVEIKQSELLSAKSTTDIFNKIINKELRRLSSGGFGEIIKYYKKTLLIDISEIKPKRDIIEEYHQRRHLLVHRLGKTDQFYRDRYNYTEPTITVEKYYLEHCFEDFKEFAHEIHNQIKIKLTNNFYIKKSKQKSEAKCKIDLDLSSKKMNIFDSNYEFLSGDSITRFGNLFEQKIKNNDNSESIFISGTKIEMLAYVNILNAEIKRGKIKATVETKFSQKNSEKPRNELTTYLLDKIKSRLPEQPWTKNQHKRTAKELGLSNKTVSRAIEKLIEDGILKKQYNGEIIE from the coding sequence ATGACAACTTTCGACCAATTTAACAAAGAATTAACAAAACTTGAAAATTTTTACAAGTCAAGTTTATACGCATATGAACAAACTGATTTTTTACTTTATCACTGGAGGAAAAATCAAGAAAAGCTTAAAGAAATTAATTTTGAAGTTGTTAAACCAACTTTCTATAAAATTAAAACCAAAGGAACTGTTAGTGATAATCAAAAAAACTTAGCAGAAATTATTTTTGTTAGATGTGTATCAGCTTTAGAAGTATATTTAACTGAGCAAGTAAGAGAAGTTTTTTTTATTACAAAAGAACCGTTCAAAAAAGAGCATATAATGGTAGAAATCAAACAATCTGAGTTGCTATCTGCAAAATCAACAACAGACATTTTTAACAAAATTATTAATAAAGAATTAAGAAGACTTTCAAGTGGTGGTTTTGGCGAAATAATAAAATATTATAAGAAAACATTGTTAATTGATATTTCCGAGATAAAGCCAAAAAGAGATATTATAGAGGAATACCATCAAAGACGTCACTTATTAGTTCATAGACTTGGTAAAACTGACCAATTCTACAGAGATAGATATAATTATACTGAACCAACTATCACAGTTGAAAAATATTATTTAGAGCATTGTTTTGAAGATTTTAAGGAATTTGCGCACGAAATTCACAATCAAATTAAAATTAAATTAACTAATAATTTTTATATAAAAAAATCAAAACAAAAATCAGAAGCTAAATGCAAGATTGATTTAGATTTAAGTAGTAAAAAAATGAATATTTTCGATTCAAATTATGAATTTTTATCAGGAGATTCAATAACTAGGTTTGGTAATTTATTTGAGCAAAAAATCAAAAATAATGACAATAGCGAGTCAATTTTCATATCAGGAACTAAAATCGAAATGCTAGCATATGTTAATATCTTAAATGCTGAAATAAAAAGAGGGAAAATCAAAGCAACAGTTGAAACTAAATTTTCTCAAAAAAATTCTGAAAAGCCACGAAATGAATTAACTACATATTTGTTAGATAAAATCAAATCGAGACTTCCTGAACAACCTTGGACTAAAAATCAACATAAAAGAACTGCAAAAGAATTAGGCTTATCAAACAAAACTGTTTCTAGAGCAATAGAAAAGCTTATAGAAGACGGAATTTTAAAAAAACAATATAATGGAGAAATTATTGAGTAG
- a CDS encoding VWA domain-containing protein, with protein sequence MEKITFLNPQFFWLFLLIPFAIAWLFWKRKHQNATLKISSTKGFKGSTSFLVKFKPYLGVLRIIALCSLIIALARPRTVDISNKTKTTKGIDIVMAVDVSGSMLAKDLKPNRMEGLKEVAANFASERPNDRIGLVVYASEAYTKTPVTSDKAVVLEAIKSIKYDQVLQDGTGIGMGLATAVNRLKDSKAKSKVIILLTDGVNNAGFIEPETAADIAKQYGIKVYTIGIGTNGMAEFPYAQAPNGEILFQMMKVELDERLMQSIAKKTDGKYFRATSNSKLAEIYNEINKLETTEIEELKFYDYDEKFRGFVLFAGLLLLIEVGMRNTVYKSFI encoded by the coding sequence ATGGAAAAGATAACATTTTTAAACCCCCAATTTTTTTGGTTGTTTCTTCTAATTCCATTTGCTATTGCTTGGTTATTTTGGAAAAGAAAACATCAAAACGCAACCTTAAAAATTAGTTCCACCAAAGGATTCAAAGGTTCGACTTCATTTTTAGTAAAATTCAAACCGTATTTGGGTGTTTTGCGAATCATCGCCTTATGTTCCTTAATCATTGCCTTGGCTCGGCCAAGAACAGTGGACATTAGCAACAAAACAAAAACTACCAAAGGAATTGATATTGTCATGGCAGTCGATGTTTCTGGAAGTATGTTGGCCAAAGATTTAAAGCCCAACCGAATGGAAGGCTTGAAAGAAGTAGCGGCAAATTTCGCATCAGAAAGACCTAATGACCGAATTGGCTTAGTGGTTTATGCTTCTGAAGCTTATACTAAAACTCCCGTAACAAGTGATAAAGCAGTAGTTCTTGAAGCGATTAAAAGCATCAAATACGATCAAGTTTTACAAGACGGAACTGGAATCGGAATGGGATTGGCAACAGCTGTAAACCGTTTGAAAGACAGCAAAGCCAAAAGTAAAGTCATTATTTTATTGACAGATGGGGTAAATAATGCCGGTTTCATTGAACCAGAAACAGCAGCAGATATCGCTAAACAATACGGAATTAAAGTGTATACCATCGGAATTGGAACTAACGGAATGGCCGAATTTCCGTATGCACAAGCACCAAACGGAGAGATATTGTTCCAAATGATGAAGGTGGAATTAGATGAACGCTTAATGCAATCTATCGCTAAGAAAACAGACGGTAAATATTTTAGAGCAACCAGCAACAGTAAACTAGCCGAGATTTATAACGAAATCAACAAGCTAGAAACTACCGAAATCGAAGAACTTAAGTTTTATGATTACGACGAAAAATTCAGAGGTTTTGTATTATTCGCTGGATTGTTATTGTTGATAGAAGTAGGAATGAGAAACACGGTTTATAAAAGCTTTATATAA
- a CDS encoding SDR family NAD(P)-dependent oxidoreductase, with protein MNKTVLITGATSGIGRATATLLAQKHYKIIICGRRIEALKELHRELSTLTSVHLLCFDVSDKTAVFEKVQSLPEAFSTIDVLINNAGNAHGLDPIQNGNIDDWDQMIDINLKGLLYVSKAIIPQMVERKSGHIIHIGSTAGKEVYPNGNVYCATKHAVDALNQAMRIDLNPYNIKVGAIHPGMVETEFSTVRFKGDIEKASNVYKGFDALQAEDIADIIQFVISRPYHVNIADLVVMSTAQASSTIVNRNDDCRLSIID; from the coding sequence ATGAATAAAACAGTTTTAATTACAGGAGCAACTAGTGGAATAGGAAGGGCAACAGCCACATTATTAGCGCAAAAGCATTATAAAATTATTATCTGTGGTAGGCGAATAGAGGCTTTGAAGGAACTGCATCGAGAGCTATCAACATTGACGTCGGTTCATCTTCTTTGTTTTGATGTCAGTGATAAAACTGCTGTTTTTGAAAAAGTTCAATCCTTGCCTGAAGCATTTTCTACAATAGATGTATTGATTAATAATGCTGGAAATGCACACGGATTAGACCCTATTCAAAATGGAAATATTGATGATTGGGATCAAATGATTGACATTAATCTAAAAGGACTTTTGTATGTTTCCAAAGCAATAATTCCACAAATGGTTGAAAGGAAATCAGGTCATATCATACATATAGGTTCCACAGCTGGAAAAGAAGTATATCCCAACGGAAACGTTTATTGTGCCACCAAACATGCTGTTGACGCACTTAATCAAGCGATGCGAATCGACTTGAATCCGTATAATATAAAAGTCGGTGCGATACACCCCGGAATGGTCGAAACGGAGTTTAGTACTGTTCGTTTCAAAGGAGATATAGAAAAAGCATCTAATGTTTATAAAGGTTTTGATGCACTGCAAGCAGAAGATATTGCGGATATCATTCAATTTGTAATTTCAAGACCGTATCATGTTAATATCGCCGATTTGGTGGTCATGAGTACGGCTCAAGCTAGTTCTACGATTGTGAATAGAAATGATGATTGCAGATTATCGATTATCGATTAA
- a CDS encoding MoxR family ATPase, whose translation MEENTATLDIRAINEKIERESAFIDLLTMEMNKVIVGQKHMVERLLIGLLGQGHILLEGVPGLAKTLAINTLSQAIHGSFSRIQFTPDLLPADVVGTMIYNIKANEFSIKKGPIFANFVLADEINRAPAKVQSALLEAMQEKQVTIGDTTFKLERPFLVLATQNPVEQEGTYQLPEAQVDRFMLKTVIDYPKMDEERLVIRQNLKGSYEKVNQVVSVEQILRAQEAVREVYMDEKIEKYILDIVFATRYPEKYKLAELKPLISFGSSPRGSINLANAAKCYAFIKRRGYVIPEDVRAIVHDVLRHRIGLTYEAEAENITSVDIINKIINEVEVP comes from the coding sequence ATGGAAGAAAATACTGCGACTTTAGACATTAGAGCGATCAATGAAAAGATAGAAAGAGAAAGTGCTTTTATAGACCTTCTTACAATGGAGATGAATAAAGTGATTGTAGGCCAAAAGCACATGGTAGAACGTTTGCTTATTGGGCTTTTGGGACAAGGTCATATTCTTTTGGAAGGTGTTCCTGGTTTGGCAAAAACATTAGCAATCAATACGCTTTCACAAGCGATACACGGTTCTTTTAGTAGAATCCAGTTTACTCCCGATTTATTACCTGCCGATGTGGTAGGAACTATGATTTATAACATTAAAGCAAATGAGTTCTCTATCAAAAAAGGACCTATTTTTGCCAATTTCGTCCTTGCCGATGAGATTAACCGTGCGCCTGCCAAAGTACAATCAGCTTTGCTAGAGGCGATGCAAGAGAAACAAGTTACTATTGGTGATACTACTTTCAAACTAGAAAGACCATTCTTGGTTTTGGCAACTCAAAACCCTGTGGAACAAGAAGGAACGTACCAATTACCAGAAGCACAAGTCGATCGTTTTATGTTGAAAACAGTGATTGATTACCCTAAAATGGATGAAGAGCGCTTGGTTATTCGTCAAAACTTAAAAGGTTCTTACGAGAAAGTAAATCAAGTGGTATCTGTAGAGCAAATTTTACGTGCTCAAGAAGCCGTTCGTGAAGTATATATGGACGAAAAAATCGAGAAATACATTCTTGATATTGTTTTCGCCACTCGTTACCCAGAAAAATACAAATTGGCAGAATTGAAACCATTGATTAGTTTTGGTTCTTCACCACGTGGAAGTATCAACTTAGCCAATGCGGCTAAATGTTATGCTTTTATCAAACGTCGTGGTTATGTAATTCCAGAAGATGTTCGTGCCATAGTACATGATGTATTGCGTCACAGAATTGGACTTACTTACGAAGCAGAAGCAGAAAACATCACTTCTGTAGACATCATCAACAAAATCATAAACGAAGTAGAGGTACCTTAA
- a CDS encoding BatD family protein — protein MKRLVLVVFLISQAVMAQIQFEARVSKNTLGINERLRIDFYMNFDGDNFTEPTFDGFRIIAGPSQQVSQSWVNGRSSFEKMYSYYLVPNHKGNIVIKGATIEYDGKVYKTSNVKINVTDAVQQPQQGQQQQYGDPNEPAVSADNNLYLVADISNTNPYINEPITVVYKLWFSYNIGITNWKELNKPKYNNFWSQNIDIKQLVGEEGQFKGQKYRFVVLRKTVLYPQKSGKLDIEPLSLDIDVQLPTNRRDIYGRMQVTETNKRVSAGSKTINVKPLPEAGKPADFTGAVGKFDFKVTPSKTSLKNGESLDLLVSVTGKGNMKLFTLPKPVVPNALEMYDAVHTDKVETPLSGMTGSISDSYTIVPQYKGSYPIKPIQFSYFDLGSKTYKTISSPEIMIDVLEGPTDTRTDSTAGNKQKVIAQTQFKYVKTKTELTALNEDNFLGSNLFFGLLFAPFLLLPIIILAKKKKEAIDGDVFGNRIKANNKLAKKYLSEAKKQLANKEPFYVALEKAMHNFLKAKLHIETSEMSKENIQELLLNKGAEPTAVADFINLTENCEFARYAPASSATIQEDFDKAVMIISKLEKQIS, from the coding sequence ATGAAACGATTAGTATTAGTAGTATTTTTAATTTCGCAAGCAGTCATGGCACAAATTCAGTTTGAGGCCAGGGTAAGCAAAAACACGCTTGGAATAAATGAGAGACTGCGCATCGATTTTTACATGAATTTTGATGGCGACAACTTCACTGAGCCTACTTTTGATGGTTTTAGGATAATTGCTGGACCAAGCCAACAAGTAAGTCAATCATGGGTAAACGGTAGAAGCTCTTTCGAAAAAATGTACTCTTATTATTTAGTCCCCAACCATAAAGGAAATATCGTAATCAAGGGAGCAACTATAGAATATGACGGAAAAGTATATAAAACATCCAATGTTAAAATCAATGTAACCGATGCCGTTCAACAACCCCAACAAGGCCAACAGCAACAATACGGAGACCCGAATGAACCAGCTGTTTCAGCAGATAACAACCTCTATCTCGTTGCTGATATTTCAAACACAAATCCGTATATCAACGAGCCGATTACGGTGGTTTACAAATTGTGGTTCAGCTACAACATCGGAATTACTAATTGGAAGGAACTCAACAAACCCAAATACAACAACTTCTGGAGTCAAAATATTGACATCAAGCAATTAGTAGGCGAAGAAGGACAGTTCAAAGGCCAAAAATACCGCTTTGTAGTTTTAAGAAAAACGGTTTTATACCCACAAAAATCGGGTAAACTAGACATCGAACCGCTATCCTTAGACATCGATGTACAATTGCCTACCAATCGTCGTGACATTTATGGTCGTATGCAAGTAACCGAGACCAACAAACGCGTCTCTGCAGGTAGCAAAACCATCAATGTAAAACCATTGCCCGAAGCAGGAAAACCAGCTGATTTCACAGGTGCTGTAGGGAAATTTGATTTCAAAGTTACCCCTTCTAAGACCAGTTTGAAAAACGGCGAAAGCTTAGATTTACTCGTTAGCGTAACCGGAAAAGGAAACATGAAATTGTTTACCTTACCAAAGCCTGTCGTTCCCAACGCACTCGAAATGTACGATGCCGTACACACCGATAAAGTAGAAACGCCACTTTCTGGAATGACCGGAAGTATATCCGATAGTTACACCATTGTACCACAATATAAAGGCAGTTACCCAATCAAACCAATTCAGTTTAGCTACTTTGATTTGGGTTCCAAAACCTATAAAACGATTAGTTCTCCAGAAATTATGATTGATGTTCTCGAAGGTCCTACAGATACAAGAACAGATTCAACTGCTGGTAACAAACAAAAGGTGATTGCTCAAACTCAGTTTAAATATGTCAAGACTAAAACCGAATTGACAGCACTAAATGAAGATAATTTCTTAGGCTCAAATTTGTTCTTCGGCTTGTTATTTGCACCGTTCCTTTTGTTGCCAATCATCATTTTGGCCAAGAAGAAAAAAGAAGCTATCGATGGCGACGTTTTTGGAAACCGCATCAAAGCCAACAACAAACTGGCTAAGAAATATTTGTCTGAAGCCAAAAAACAACTGGCCAACAAAGAACCATTTTATGTGGCGCTAGAAAAAGCCATGCATAATTTCTTGAAAGCAAAATTGCATATCGAAACCTCCGAAATGAGTAAAGAAAATATTCAAGAGTTGTTATTGAACAAAGGTGCCGAACCAACAGCTGTAGCCGACTTTATCAACCTGACCGAGAACTGCGAGTTTGCTCGTTACGCACCAGCATCTAGCGCCACCATTCAGGAGGATTTTGACAAAGCCGTGATGATTATCTCCAAACTCGAAAAACAAATAAGCTAG
- a CDS encoding DUF58 domain-containing protein has translation MDTKDLLKKVRKIEIKTRRLSDHIFSGEYHTSFKGRGMTFSEVRQYQYGDDIRAIDWNVTARYNEAHVKVFEEERELTMMLMVDISGSESFGSNAAFKKDIITEISATMAFSATQNNDKIGLILFSDQIELYIPPKKGRSHVLRIIRELIEFQPKSQKTDLAQALKFLSSTQKKKAIVFLMSDFMVSDYEHTLKIAAKKHDITGIRVYDIREEKMPNLGMVEMTDAETGENMIVDTSSKMVRMNYEKYYQEQLNYFKETFRKSGSGVVNTRVDESYVTKLLGYFKSR, from the coding sequence ATGGATACAAAAGACCTTTTAAAGAAAGTACGAAAAATAGAAATCAAAACCCGAAGATTGAGCGATCATATCTTCTCGGGTGAATATCATACGTCGTTTAAAGGACGTGGGATGACTTTTAGCGAAGTACGCCAATACCAATATGGTGACGATATTCGTGCTATTGACTGGAACGTAACGGCTCGTTATAACGAAGCGCACGTAAAGGTTTTTGAAGAAGAACGAGAATTGACCATGATGTTAATGGTGGATATTTCTGGTTCTGAAAGTTTTGGTTCTAATGCCGCATTCAAAAAAGACATTATTACTGAAATTTCAGCTACAATGGCTTTTTCAGCTACTCAAAACAACGACAAAATTGGACTGATATTGTTCTCGGACCAAATCGAATTGTATATCCCACCCAAAAAAGGACGTTCGCATGTTTTGCGTATCATTCGAGAATTAATCGAATTTCAACCTAAAAGTCAGAAAACCGATTTGGCGCAAGCTTTAAAATTCTTGTCAAGTACTCAGAAAAAGAAAGCGATTGTTTTCTTGATGTCCGATTTTATGGTTTCGGATTACGAGCATACGTTGAAAATCGCAGCCAAAAAGCACGATATCACAGGAATTCGTGTATATGACATTCGAGAAGAAAAGATGCCAAACCTTGGAATGGTAGAAATGACCGATGCCGAAACTGGCGAAAACATGATTGTAGACACTAGTTCAAAAATGGTTCGAATGAATTATGAAAAATACTATCAAGAGCAATTGAATTATTTCAAAGAAACTTTTAGAAAATCAGGCTCTGGTGTTGTAAACACTAGAGTTGATGAAAGTTATGTAACGAAATTGCTGGGGTATTTTAAGTCGAGATGA
- a CDS encoding four helix bundle protein has translation MNKHILEDRLIDFAALIINISDNFKKNYAGNHLTGQIIRSGTSPALNYGEAQSAESHKDFIHKMGICLKELRETFVCIKIIEKAKLTTDINTLTIAKNEANELISIFVASIKTSKNNNDRKE, from the coding sequence ATGAACAAACATATATTAGAAGACAGGTTAATTGACTTTGCAGCTTTGATTATAAACATATCAGATAATTTCAAGAAAAATTACGCTGGAAATCATTTGACTGGACAAATTATTCGGTCAGGAACGTCTCCTGCTCTAAATTATGGAGAAGCTCAAAGTGCAGAAAGTCATAAAGATTTTATTCATAAAATGGGAATTTGTTTAAAAGAGTTAAGAGAGACTTTTGTTTGTATAAAGATTATTGAAAAAGCAAAACTAACAACTGATATAAACACTTTGACTATTGCAAAAAATGAAGCTAATGAATTAATATCAATTTTTGTAGCAAGTATTAAAACATCAAAAAATAATAATGATAGAAAAGAATAA